Proteins co-encoded in one Streptomyces roseochromogenus subsp. oscitans DS 12.976 genomic window:
- a CDS encoding ScbR family autoregulator-binding transcription factor yields the protein MIQSRAVRTRQELIRAAAEAFALRSYHQATIADISEAAGVSPGGLHFHFTNKAAIAEAVEDEAAQLLRATCRDARSGAHTSLQALIDASHAIAALLSGNIVARAGLLLGQEPTRSSKLSLHQEWAECIHLLVRRAVEEGQLSSDVSPRDLYTAVLAATVGLEALGRGDGRWLTPQTLASFWRLLLPRICPPHRAVHLNPTGTAAR from the coding sequence ATGATCCAATCCAGAGCGGTGCGCACGCGCCAGGAACTGATCCGGGCCGCGGCGGAGGCGTTCGCGCTCCGCAGCTACCACCAGGCGACGATCGCCGACATCAGCGAGGCCGCCGGGGTCAGCCCCGGCGGCCTGCACTTCCACTTCACGAACAAGGCGGCCATAGCCGAGGCGGTGGAGGACGAAGCGGCCCAACTGCTGCGCGCCACCTGTCGCGACGCACGCTCGGGCGCACACACCAGCCTCCAGGCGCTCATCGACGCCTCGCACGCGATCGCCGCACTGCTCAGCGGGAACATCGTCGCCCGCGCAGGCCTCCTCCTCGGCCAGGAGCCCACCCGCTCTTCGAAGCTGTCCCTGCATCAGGAGTGGGCCGAGTGCATTCACCTGCTGGTCCGCCGCGCGGTCGAGGAGGGGCAGCTGTCCTCCGACGTCTCCCCGCGGGACCTGTACACGGCGGTACTCGCGGCGACCGTGGGACTGGAGGCGCTCGGCCGAGGCGACGGGCGCTGGCTCACCCCGCAGACACTCGCCTCGTTCTGGCGTCTGCTCCTGCCCCGCATCTGCCCGCCGCACCGGGCCGTCCACCTCAACCCGACCGGGACGGCGGCCCGTTGA
- a CDS encoding acyl-CoA thioesterase has product MSETRAAEKNAATSPLLEILDLEEIEAGVFRGHSPAAAPPRVFGGQLLAQALTAASRTVPGGRTAHAAQIVFLRGADPARPLDFHVQDLHDGRSFGVRQVAVRQGERAVCTVTVSFQDTEQGPEHAVTAPAAPPPDRWPTYAHALGPMSGRLGAIPDVVRPFDLRYETEPPWAGAARGPGRPAHRAWLRAVERLPDTPLSHQAALAYATDLTLVDSILLGHGVYWGLDPVTMVSLNHSVWFHRPFRADTWLLYDCESPTAGQGRGLACGRFFDEDGRLVASVVQEALFRLGPRGHEGAR; this is encoded by the coding sequence ATGTCAGAAACGCGAGCCGCCGAAAAGAACGCGGCCACGAGCCCGCTGCTGGAAATACTGGATCTGGAGGAAATCGAAGCAGGAGTGTTCCGCGGACACAGCCCGGCAGCCGCCCCGCCCCGCGTCTTCGGCGGCCAACTGCTCGCCCAGGCGCTGACCGCGGCCTCCCGTACCGTGCCCGGGGGCCGTACCGCGCACGCCGCGCAGATCGTCTTCCTGCGCGGTGCGGATCCCGCCCGTCCCCTGGACTTCCACGTGCAGGATCTGCACGACGGCCGGTCCTTCGGGGTGCGGCAGGTGGCGGTACGCCAGGGCGAGAGGGCCGTGTGCACGGTCACCGTCTCGTTCCAGGACACCGAGCAGGGCCCCGAACACGCCGTCACCGCACCCGCAGCACCCCCGCCCGACCGGTGGCCGACGTACGCGCACGCGCTCGGCCCCATGTCCGGTCGGCTCGGCGCGATCCCCGACGTCGTCCGCCCCTTCGACCTGCGCTACGAGACCGAGCCGCCCTGGGCCGGTGCCGCACGCGGACCCGGGCGGCCTGCTCACCGCGCCTGGCTGCGCGCCGTGGAACGGCTCCCGGACACACCCCTGTCGCACCAGGCCGCGCTCGCCTACGCCACCGACCTGACGCTCGTGGACTCGATCCTGCTCGGCCACGGCGTCTACTGGGGCCTCGACCCGGTCACCATGGTCAGCCTCAACCACTCGGTGTGGTTCCACCGCCCGTTCCGGGCCGACACCTGGCTGCTGTACGACTGCGAGTCCCCGACCGCCGGCCAGGGCCGGGGCCTGGCCTGTGGCCGCTTCTTCGACGAGGACGGCCGGCTGGTGGCCAGCGTGGTCCAGGAGGCGCTGTTCCGGCTGGGCCCGCGCGGCCACGAGGGGGCCCGATGA
- a CDS encoding 4'-phosphopantetheinyl transferase superfamily protein, which produces MRAPVPQGRVSSLADAVRALRPLLSAQGLALGLAGTEETALLPGGPAERGLARCMGAARRQEFLAGRWALRRALDAVGCPAPDISYEGRRPKVPDRTVASLTHSGGTAVALAARRDTCRTVGVDLELHQLPLEAAHLVLTPREAGWLEATAAGDPAAARRLLHTVFSAKEAVFKALAALPGGAASPRTLRDIAVRPVPHGFEAWQHGQAGPVLRTRVRWVAGAVLCWTVLPAAG; this is translated from the coding sequence GTGCGTGCACCGGTGCCCCAGGGGCGGGTGAGCAGCCTCGCCGACGCCGTCCGGGCCCTGCGCCCGCTGCTTTCGGCACAGGGTCTGGCACTCGGTCTGGCCGGCACCGAGGAGACCGCGCTTCTGCCCGGCGGTCCCGCCGAGCGCGGCCTCGCCCGGTGCATGGGGGCCGCGCGACGCCAGGAGTTCCTGGCCGGCCGGTGGGCACTGCGCCGGGCCCTGGACGCGGTCGGCTGCCCCGCCCCGGACATCTCCTACGAGGGTCGGCGGCCGAAGGTGCCCGACCGGACCGTGGCCTCACTGACCCACTCCGGCGGGACGGCGGTCGCACTTGCCGCGCGGAGGGACACCTGCCGTACGGTGGGTGTCGACCTTGAACTGCATCAACTCCCCCTGGAAGCGGCACACTTGGTGCTGACTCCCCGGGAGGCCGGATGGCTGGAGGCGACCGCCGCCGGTGATCCGGCGGCGGCCCGGCGGCTGCTGCACACGGTCTTCTCCGCCAAGGAGGCCGTGTTCAAGGCCCTCGCCGCCCTGCCCGGAGGCGCCGCATCGCCGCGGACCCTGCGTGACATCGCCGTACGACCCGTCCCGCACGGGTTCGAGGCATGGCAGCACGGGCAGGCCGGGCCCGTGCTGCGGACAAGGGTGCGGTGGGTGGCCGGAGCGGTGCTGTGCTGGACCGTGCTGCCCGCGGCCGGCTGA
- the trpD gene encoding anthranilate phosphoribosyltransferase has protein sequence MSAQSQGRSWPKLLDSLLRRSDLHARDTAWAMDQVMSGAAPPAALAGLLVALRAKGETVEEVEGLVRSAYRHALPLEIAGPALDIVGTGGDGSDSVNVSTMSAIVAAGAGARVVKHGNRSASSACGSADVLEELGVVLDLSPQDVRDVAEDVGITFCFARLFHPAMRHAAPTRRSLGVRTVFNLLGPLCNPARPSAQAVGVADPAAAPLIARVLARRGVSALVFRGDDGVDELSVTTTSAIWSVTGSGIRSETFDPRDIGFTLASPDALRGGDPAHNARVARDILAGEQGPVRDAVLLSAAAGLAALEPCDRPVAERLEDGVRRAAASIDSGAAASILERWVAVTVKRALDA, from the coding sequence GTGTCCGCTCAGTCGCAAGGCCGTAGCTGGCCGAAACTGCTGGATTCGCTGCTGCGCCGCAGCGACCTGCACGCGCGGGACACCGCTTGGGCCATGGACCAGGTGATGTCCGGCGCCGCCCCACCCGCCGCTCTTGCAGGCCTGTTGGTGGCCTTGCGCGCCAAGGGCGAGACCGTCGAGGAGGTCGAGGGGCTGGTGCGCTCCGCGTACCGGCACGCGCTGCCGCTGGAGATCGCCGGTCCCGCGCTCGACATCGTCGGCACCGGCGGGGACGGCTCCGACAGCGTCAACGTCTCGACGATGTCAGCGATCGTGGCGGCGGGTGCCGGGGCCCGGGTGGTCAAGCACGGCAACCGTTCCGCGTCCTCCGCCTGCGGCTCGGCCGACGTCCTGGAGGAACTGGGTGTGGTGCTCGACCTGTCCCCGCAAGACGTCCGGGACGTGGCCGAGGACGTCGGCATCACCTTCTGTTTCGCCCGGCTCTTCCATCCTGCGATGCGCCACGCCGCGCCCACCCGGCGCTCGCTCGGGGTACGTACGGTGTTCAATCTGCTCGGGCCGCTGTGCAATCCGGCCCGGCCCTCGGCCCAGGCGGTGGGTGTGGCGGATCCGGCCGCGGCACCGCTGATCGCGAGGGTACTCGCCCGCCGCGGCGTGTCGGCCCTGGTCTTCCGGGGCGACGACGGAGTGGACGAGTTGTCGGTCACCACGACCTCCGCCATCTGGTCGGTCACCGGCTCGGGAATCCGGTCCGAGACCTTCGACCCTCGCGACATCGGCTTCACGCTGGCCAGCCCCGACGCTCTCCGCGGTGGCGACCCCGCCCACAACGCCCGGGTGGCCCGTGACATTCTGGCCGGCGAACAGGGGCCGGTCCGCGACGCCGTGCTCCTGTCGGCCGCCGCCGGTCTCGCCGCGCTGGAGCCGTGCGACCGTCCGGTGGCCGAACGCCTGGAGGACGGCGTACGACGAGCCGCCGCGTCCATCGACTCGGGGGCCGCCGCGAGCATCCTGGAACGCTGGGTCGCGGTCACCGTGAAACGCGCGCTGGACGCCTGA
- a CDS encoding ParB/RepB/Spo0J family partition protein: MVMADDVQQAAHEAERARASAEDRLSEVHRVPVASLRPGRSPRVNAEDEEHVRLLADSDEARPPLVVHRATMEVVDGRHRLKAAVLRGETEIEVRFFDGSAEDAFVFAVRTNVRHGLPLSLADRRAAAVRILGSHPEWSDRAIARVTGLSSKTVGAQRHKLGDLGEATTRVGRDGRGRPLNSAEGRRIAGRLILESPHASLRAIAKQAGVSPGTVRDVRARLDRGDDIVPSHRRGEKPTTPPAPQSAPRPQPWSVVAPGWETDERPRQPMVDNLDWIDMFRRMCRDPSLRLTEDGRQLLRMMEMHVLHPQRWDSIARSVPRHRAQVVSALAMECAQQWHRFAARIEAGEVTVTSVAS; this comes from the coding sequence ATGGTTATGGCCGATGACGTACAGCAGGCCGCTCACGAGGCGGAACGTGCGAGAGCCAGTGCGGAGGACCGGCTCTCCGAGGTGCACCGGGTACCGGTCGCCTCGCTCCGGCCCGGGCGCTCACCGCGCGTCAACGCGGAGGACGAGGAACACGTACGTCTGCTGGCGGACTCCGACGAGGCACGGCCACCGCTGGTCGTCCACCGCGCCACCATGGAGGTCGTCGACGGACGGCACCGCCTGAAGGCCGCGGTCCTGCGCGGCGAGACCGAGATCGAGGTCCGCTTCTTCGACGGATCCGCGGAGGACGCCTTCGTCTTCGCCGTCAGGACGAACGTCAGGCACGGCCTGCCGCTCTCCCTCGCCGACCGCAGGGCGGCCGCGGTACGCATCCTCGGCTCCCATCCGGAGTGGTCCGACCGTGCCATCGCGCGGGTCACCGGTCTGTCGTCCAAGACCGTGGGCGCCCAGCGCCACAAGCTCGGCGACCTGGGCGAGGCCACCACACGCGTCGGGCGCGACGGGCGGGGACGCCCACTGAACAGCGCGGAGGGCCGCCGCATCGCCGGCCGGCTCATCCTTGAGTCGCCGCACGCCTCGCTGCGTGCCATCGCGAAACAGGCGGGCGTCTCACCGGGCACCGTGCGCGATGTCCGCGCCCGCCTCGACCGCGGTGACGACATCGTGCCCAGCCACCGGCGCGGCGAGAAACCCACCACGCCCCCGGCCCCGCAGAGCGCACCCCGCCCACAGCCGTGGTCGGTCGTCGCACCGGGCTGGGAGACGGATGAGCGGCCGCGGCAGCCGATGGTGGACAACCTCGACTGGATCGACATGTTCCGCCGGATGTGCCGCGACCCATCGCTGCGGCTCACCGAGGACGGCCGCCAGCTGCTGCGCATGATGGAGATGCACGTCCTGCACCCGCAGCGCTGGGACAGTATCGCCCGCTCGGTCCCGCGGCACCGCGCGCAGGTCGTCTCGGCGCTGGCCATGGAATGCGCCCAGCAGTGGCACCGGTTCGCCGCCCGTATCGAGGCCGGCGAGGTGACGGTGACGTCCGTCGCCTCCTGA
- a CDS encoding FAD/NAD(P)-binding protein — protein sequence MPSSALALCIVGAGPRGLSVLERLCANARMTPTHSAVTVHVVDPGTPGAGAVWRPEQSRLLLMNTVASQITVFTDKSVRIDGPVEPGPSLYEWARRLAGGGFGACDDQTLAEARDLTPDSYPSRAFYGCYLRDMFQRVVRDAPAHVTVRTYRQRAVAVTDLSGEHRGAQAVRLEDGTWLEPLDAVVLAQGHLANRPTAREERHAQLARVHGLTYLPPANPADVDLDVIAPGEHVLLRGLGLNFFDYMALLTTGRGGTFARDGAERLVYRPSGNEPVLFATSRRGIPYHARGENEKGAHGRHHPRLLTADHVTALRGSRPPGEGLDFRRDLWPLIAREVESVYYGALLAARGRGADRERLVTGYLHADETELPGLLDAYGITAEERWNWARLERPYAGRTFADRADFQAWLSAHLAADVRQARGGNVSNPLKAALDVLRDLRNEVRLAVDHGGLDGDSHRDDLDRWYTPLNAFLSIGPPASRIEETAALIEAGVLELTGPDTVIRIDLRSSTYVTTSTAVPGPPVRATALIEARIPDADVRRTADPLLLHLLGTGQATTHRISAACGTTYHTGGLAVGTRPYRLLDAQGREHPRRFAYGVPTESVHWATAAGIRPGVDSVTLGDSDAVARAVLELEPTVDAPVPDADITGVII from the coding sequence ATGCCCAGCAGTGCCCTTGCCCTGTGCATCGTCGGCGCCGGACCCCGCGGACTGTCCGTGCTGGAACGGCTGTGCGCCAACGCACGGATGACGCCCACTCACTCCGCCGTGACCGTTCACGTGGTGGACCCCGGCACGCCGGGAGCCGGAGCCGTGTGGCGGCCCGAGCAGTCCCGCCTGCTGCTGATGAACACCGTCGCCTCCCAGATAACCGTGTTCACCGACAAGAGTGTGCGCATCGACGGCCCGGTCGAACCGGGACCCAGCCTTTACGAGTGGGCACGCCGGCTCGCCGGAGGCGGCTTCGGGGCATGCGACGACCAGACCCTGGCCGAGGCCCGGGACCTGACCCCCGACTCCTACCCGTCACGGGCCTTCTACGGCTGCTACCTGCGCGACATGTTCCAGCGCGTGGTGCGGGACGCCCCCGCCCATGTGACCGTGCGGACGTACCGACAGCGCGCGGTGGCGGTGACTGACCTGTCCGGCGAGCACCGGGGCGCCCAGGCCGTACGCCTGGAGGACGGCACTTGGCTCGAGCCGCTGGACGCCGTCGTCCTTGCCCAGGGACACCTCGCGAACCGGCCGACGGCCCGCGAGGAGCGCCATGCTCAGCTCGCCCGGGTGCACGGCCTGACCTATCTGCCGCCCGCCAACCCGGCGGACGTCGACCTCGACGTGATCGCGCCCGGTGAGCACGTCCTGCTGCGCGGGCTCGGCCTGAACTTCTTCGACTACATGGCCCTGCTCACCACGGGCCGCGGCGGCACCTTCGCCCGTGACGGGGCGGAGCGCCTGGTGTACCGGCCCTCGGGCAACGAACCGGTGCTCTTCGCCACCTCCCGGCGGGGCATCCCGTACCACGCCCGCGGCGAGAACGAGAAGGGCGCGCACGGCCGTCACCACCCCCGGCTGCTGACCGCCGACCACGTCACCGCGCTGCGGGGCTCGCGCCCGCCGGGCGAGGGCCTCGACTTCCGCCGGGACCTGTGGCCGCTGATCGCCCGAGAGGTGGAGAGCGTCTACTACGGCGCCCTGCTGGCCGCCCGCGGCCGGGGCGCGGATCGCGAGCGCCTCGTCACCGGCTATCTGCACGCCGACGAGACGGAGCTGCCCGGCCTCCTGGACGCCTACGGCATCACCGCCGAGGAGCGCTGGAACTGGGCGCGGCTGGAGCGGCCCTACGCCGGCCGCACCTTCGCCGACCGGGCCGACTTCCAGGCCTGGCTGAGCGCCCACCTGGCCGCGGACGTACGCCAGGCCCGTGGTGGCAACGTGAGCAACCCGCTCAAAGCGGCCCTGGACGTCCTGCGTGATCTGCGCAACGAGGTCCGGCTGGCGGTCGACCACGGCGGCCTCGACGGCGACTCCCATCGCGACGACCTCGACCGGTGGTACACACCCCTGAACGCGTTCTTGTCCATCGGGCCGCCCGCCTCGCGGATCGAGGAGACGGCGGCACTGATCGAGGCCGGGGTCCTGGAACTGACCGGCCCGGACACGGTCATCCGCATCGACCTGCGCTCCTCGACGTACGTCACCACGTCCACGGCCGTACCCGGGCCACCGGTGCGTGCCACCGCGCTGATCGAGGCCCGGATCCCCGACGCGGACGTGCGCCGCACCGCCGACCCGCTGCTGCTGCACCTGCTCGGCACGGGCCAGGCCACCACCCACCGCATCTCCGCCGCCTGCGGCACCACCTACCACACCGGCGGACTCGCCGTCGGCACACGCCCCTACCGTCTGCTCGACGCACAGGGCCGCGAACACCCCCGCCGCTTCGCGTACGGAGTGCCCACGGAGTCGGTGCACTGGGCCACCGCGGCCGGCATCCGGCCCGGCGTGGACTCGGTGACCCTCGGTGACTCCGACGCCGTCGCCCGCGCGGTGCTGGAGCTGGAGCCGACGGTCGACGCGCCCGTGCCCGACGCGGACATCACAGGAGTGATCATATGA
- a CDS encoding MFS transporter, with protein MALTRSDSSAASEAVQPPPGSREWRVLSVALIAAFMAVFDLYVVNIAAPTLRTDLHAGDASLELVVSGYAFTYAAGLVTGGRLGDRFGYRTMFVAGMAAFSVASLLCALATTPGQLVAARLLQGLTAAAMVPQVLALITVTFPAAHRARATGWYGAVSGLGALCGQILGGLILKADLFGLGWRGIFVVNVPVGVIAVALGLTVLPRTPAAQKAKFDPIGALTVSLALALVLVPLSLGRESGWPLWTWLCLIASVPVMFAAIAWQRSLLRRGGAPIINTALFRNRPYSLMLSAASTYQLYFGSFLFALTLVVQSWLGTSPDRAALVFLLQGVLFTVASMVGGKLIARYRTGVPVVGGVLVIAGLLLITGELAAGGPGLSAWWLVPPLAVIGLGNGLLLPPLIGGALSRVQPEQAGAASGTLNTAQQFANSLGVTVIGTVFFALAGPALHSAGHAMEILNVVYALLTAAVIALVKLADRAGR; from the coding sequence ATGGCCCTCACTCGCTCGGACTCGTCAGCAGCCTCCGAGGCGGTGCAGCCACCCCCAGGATCGCGTGAGTGGCGTGTGCTGTCCGTGGCGCTCATCGCCGCGTTCATGGCGGTCTTCGACCTGTACGTGGTCAACATCGCCGCCCCGACCCTGCGCACCGACCTGCACGCCGGTGACGCCTCTCTGGAACTCGTGGTGTCCGGCTACGCGTTCACCTACGCGGCGGGCCTGGTAACCGGGGGCCGGCTCGGCGACCGCTTCGGCTACCGCACGATGTTCGTCGCCGGCATGGCGGCCTTCTCCGTCGCCTCCCTGCTGTGCGCGCTGGCCACGACCCCCGGCCAACTGGTCGCCGCCCGACTGCTGCAGGGCCTGACCGCCGCTGCGATGGTCCCCCAGGTCCTCGCCCTGATCACCGTCACTTTCCCGGCCGCCCACCGCGCCCGGGCGACCGGCTGGTACGGCGCGGTCAGCGGCCTCGGCGCCCTGTGCGGGCAGATCCTTGGCGGCCTGATCCTCAAGGCGGACCTCTTCGGCCTCGGCTGGCGCGGCATCTTCGTGGTCAACGTGCCCGTCGGCGTGATCGCGGTGGCGCTCGGCCTGACCGTTCTGCCGCGCACCCCGGCGGCGCAGAAGGCCAAGTTCGACCCGATCGGCGCGCTCACCGTCTCACTGGCCCTGGCCCTGGTGCTGGTCCCGCTCTCCCTCGGCCGGGAGTCCGGCTGGCCGCTGTGGACCTGGCTCTGCCTGATCGCCTCGGTCCCGGTCATGTTCGCGGCGATCGCCTGGCAGCGGTCCCTGCTCCGGCGCGGCGGCGCGCCCATCATCAACACCGCCCTGTTCCGCAACCGGCCCTACTCGCTGATGCTGTCGGCCGCTTCGACGTACCAGCTGTACTTCGGCAGCTTCCTGTTCGCCCTCACCCTGGTGGTGCAGAGCTGGCTCGGCACCTCCCCCGACCGGGCCGCACTCGTGTTCCTGCTCCAGGGCGTACTGTTCACCGTCGCGTCCATGGTCGGCGGAAAGCTGATCGCCCGGTACCGCACCGGTGTACCGGTGGTGGGCGGCGTCCTGGTGATCGCAGGCCTGCTGCTGATCACCGGCGAACTGGCGGCGGGCGGACCCGGGTTGTCTGCCTGGTGGCTCGTGCCGCCGCTGGCCGTGATCGGCCTGGGCAACGGCCTGCTGCTGCCCCCGCTGATCGGCGGCGCGCTGTCCCGCGTGCAGCCGGAGCAGGCGGGCGCCGCCTCCGGAACCCTGAACACGGCCCAGCAGTTCGCCAATTCGCTCGGCGTCACCGTGATCGGCACCGTGTTCTTCGCGCTCGCCGGACCGGCGCTGCACTCGGCGGGCCACGCCATGGAGATCCTCAACGTGGTGTACGCCCTCCTGACCGCCGCCGTGATCGCCCTGGTGAAGCTGGCGGACCGGGCCGGCCGCTGA
- a CDS encoding NAD(P)H-binding protein produces the protein MILITGASGTVGRLTARTLMRSGHPVRLLVRDAVRAPAPEPGAEAQVAIGDFDAPETLRRAMTGVRAVLVITSDPTRPEQDAHLVRAAADTGVRHLVKLSALAATQARARDLVTRWQRESEDRIRASGSDWTLLRPRAFMTNTLAWAAEVKATDTVRHWPGDVPSACVDPADVAAVAARVLTEDGHAGRAYPLTGPEALTAREQTRILSGALGRPLSFAERSREETLAMLHRRYPEPVAQALVDRADGRSADAKGGVADTVARLLGRPAGTYAAWIERSLRAFARGT, from the coding sequence GTGATCCTGATCACTGGCGCGAGCGGCACGGTGGGGCGGCTCACCGCCCGGACCCTGATGCGTTCGGGCCACCCCGTCCGGCTGCTGGTGCGCGACGCGGTTCGCGCACCGGCGCCGGAACCCGGCGCCGAAGCGCAGGTCGCCATCGGGGACTTCGACGCTCCCGAGACGCTTCGGCGGGCCATGACCGGCGTCCGGGCGGTTCTCGTCATCACGTCCGACCCGACCCGCCCGGAGCAGGACGCCCACCTGGTGCGGGCCGCGGCCGACACGGGTGTGCGCCACCTGGTGAAGTTGTCCGCGCTCGCCGCCACCCAGGCACGGGCGCGGGACCTGGTGACCCGCTGGCAGCGGGAGAGCGAGGACCGCATCCGGGCCTCGGGCTCGGACTGGACACTGCTGCGGCCCCGCGCGTTCATGACCAACACCCTGGCGTGGGCCGCCGAGGTGAAGGCCACGGACACGGTGCGGCACTGGCCGGGGGACGTCCCGTCGGCCTGTGTCGATCCGGCGGACGTCGCGGCGGTGGCGGCCCGGGTCCTCACCGAGGACGGGCATGCCGGACGGGCCTACCCGCTGACCGGCCCCGAGGCGCTGACGGCCCGGGAGCAGACCCGGATCCTGTCCGGGGCGCTCGGTCGCCCGCTGTCCTTCGCCGAGCGTTCCCGGGAGGAAACGCTGGCGATGCTGCACCGGCGCTACCCGGAACCGGTGGCCCAGGCCCTCGTGGACCGGGCCGACGGGCGGTCGGCCGATGCGAAGGGAGGCGTGGCCGACACCGTGGCGCGGCTGCTGGGCCGCCCCGCGGGCACGTACGCCGCCTGGATCGAGCGGTCCTTGCGGGCCTTCGCGCGAGGTACGTGA
- the pcaB gene encoding 3-carboxy-cis,cis-muconate cycloisomerase, translated as MKDMADTGLLSPVRAGTEVEAAVSDRAWLQAMLDAEAALARAQAKLGTLPVLAAEAITRAADATRFDLREIALAARETANPVVALVQSLTRLVAAEVPAAADYVHRGSTSQDIFDTGAMLVVRRALTVIRADLARAAEALARLAAEHRDTPMAGRTLALQAVPTTFGLKAAGWRQSLLDAEERLARVAGQHLPVSLGGAAGTLAGYLEYAGIGGVRRTPEEYVTDLEEAFAAETGLSRPALPWHALRTPIADVAAALAFTAGALGKIAVDVQNLTRTELGEVSEPFVPGRGSSSAMPHKRNPVLATLIRTAALQVPVLAAGLTQCLLAEDERSGGAWHAEWQPLRECLRLVGGAAYTAVELAEGLRVHPDRMRENLARTGGQLVTERIAARLVPALGKARARELVDEASTTARTLDRPLHQVLAELPEVRAALAPAELTGLVDPDSYVGAAGALVDRAVGPRPR; from the coding sequence ATGAAGGACATGGCCGATACCGGGCTGCTCTCGCCCGTGCGCGCCGGCACCGAGGTCGAGGCGGCCGTCAGCGACCGGGCCTGGCTGCAGGCCATGCTGGACGCCGAGGCCGCCCTGGCCCGGGCGCAGGCGAAACTGGGCACCCTGCCCGTCCTCGCCGCCGAGGCCATCACCCGCGCCGCCGACGCCACCCGCTTCGACCTCAGGGAAATCGCCCTCGCCGCGCGCGAGACCGCCAACCCCGTCGTCGCCCTGGTGCAGTCCCTCACCCGGCTCGTCGCGGCCGAGGTCCCGGCCGCCGCCGACTACGTCCACCGCGGCTCCACCAGCCAGGACATCTTCGACACCGGCGCGATGCTGGTGGTTCGGCGCGCGCTCACCGTCATCAGGGCGGACCTGGCGCGGGCCGCCGAGGCCCTGGCCCGCCTCGCCGCCGAACACCGCGACACCCCGATGGCCGGCCGCACCCTGGCGCTGCAGGCCGTACCCACCACCTTCGGGCTGAAGGCGGCCGGCTGGCGCCAGTCGCTGCTGGACGCCGAGGAGCGGCTCGCCCGGGTCGCCGGGCAGCACCTGCCGGTCTCCCTCGGGGGCGCGGCCGGCACACTCGCCGGATACCTGGAGTACGCCGGCATCGGCGGCGTACGGCGCACACCCGAGGAGTACGTGACCGACCTGGAGGAGGCCTTCGCGGCCGAGACCGGGCTGTCCCGGCCCGCCCTGCCCTGGCACGCGCTGCGCACCCCGATCGCGGACGTCGCCGCCGCCCTCGCGTTCACCGCGGGAGCGCTGGGCAAGATCGCCGTCGATGTGCAGAACCTGACCCGGACCGAACTGGGCGAGGTCAGCGAGCCGTTCGTGCCCGGCCGGGGCAGTTCCTCGGCCATGCCGCACAAGCGCAACCCGGTCCTGGCCACCCTCATCCGCACCGCCGCTCTCCAGGTCCCTGTGCTGGCAGCGGGCCTGACGCAGTGCCTGCTCGCCGAGGACGAGCGCTCCGGCGGGGCCTGGCACGCCGAATGGCAGCCGCTGCGGGAATGCCTGCGCCTGGTCGGCGGCGCCGCGTACACCGCGGTCGAACTGGCCGAGGGACTGCGCGTGCACCCCGACCGAATGAGGGAGAACCTCGCCCGCACCGGCGGGCAACTCGTCACGGAACGCATCGCCGCCCGCCTGGTCCCCGCGCTCGGCAAGGCCCGCGCCCGCGAGCTGGTCGACGAGGCCTCCACGACCGCACGGACCCTGGACCGCCCGCTCCACCAGGTGCTGGCCGAGCTTCCCGAGGTCCGTGCGGCCCTGGCCCCCGCCGAGCTGACCGGACTCGTCGACCCGGACTCCTACGTCGGTGCCGCCGGAGCCCTGGTCGACCGCGCGGTCGGGCCGAGGCCGCGGTGA